Proteins from a genomic interval of Aspergillus flavus chromosome 7, complete sequence:
- a CDS encoding actin-like protein arp6 (actin family protein), whose protein sequence is MGTTKPRPSGKASLAAAQTLPERTFIIDNGAYTMKAGYAPDSITEDETEALSACSVISNALVKTRDNRVYVGSQLGTHVTDWNELMFRRPVEKGYTVNWEAQKEIWEHSFFDEKTVRSKDLRIAKPEETTLVLTEAPNALPALQKNADEIVMEEWGFGGYLRCVGPSLNAWNEVQSLFGDPIVQKYDSAVSPRECLLVVDSGYSHTTVTPLYKGQPLQRAIRRLDLGGKHLTNYLKEMVSMRQYNMVDEAYIINEVKEAVCYVSDDFARDMEQTWKGNRKRGQFDPDEGVTVDYVLPDPNGSKKGFMRPHDPLLNAKKRKSALSGATAEALSEDVLVLSNERFTVPEILFNPSDIGMKQAGITDMILQSLSVLPTGLHPAFLANVLVVGGNSLIAGFMERLEKELREVASAECAVRVRQPQDSIRSTWLGASRLATNKDEMKKVAITRQEYQENGSVWTGRKFAGTL, encoded by the exons ATGGGAACCACCAAACCGCGCCCTTCTGGAAAAGCTTCCCTCGCAGCCGCCCAAACTTTACCCGAGAGGACTTTCATAATCGACAATGGCGCGTATACGATGAAAGCCGGCTATGCGCCCGACTCTATCACGGAAGATGAAACAGAGGCACTATCCGCCTGTTCTGTTATTTCTAATGCGCTCGTTAAGACTCGCGACAACCGCGTTTACGTGGGTTCGCAACTTGGTACTCATGTTACGGATTGGAACGAGTTGATGTTTCGACGTCCGGTCGAGAAGGGATATACTGTGAACTGGGAAGCGCAAAAGGAAATCTGGGAGCATTCATTCTTTGACGAAAAGACTGTACGAAGCAAGGACCTGCGGATTGCCAAACCGGAAGAAACGACTCTTGTGCTTACCGAGGCTCCAAACGCGTTACCGGCGCTGCAGAAGAACGCAGACGAGATTGTGATGGAGGAGTGGGGCTTTGGTGGCTATTTAAGATGCGTGG GTCCGTCGCTAAACGCCTGGAACGAAGTCCAATCTTTATTTGGAGACCCCATCGTGCAGAAGTATGACTCGGCTGTTTCGCCAAGAGAATGCCTCCTCGTGGTCGATTCGGGCTATTCTCACACCACAGTTACACCACTGTACAAAGGCCAACCTCTTCAGCGTGCCATTCGCAGACTTGACCTTGGAGGCAAACATCTAACGAACTATCTGAAGGAGATGGTATCAATGAGGCAATACAACATGGTGGATGAAGCATATATCATTAATGAAGTGAAGGAAGCAGTGTGCTATGTCAGTGATGATTTTGCTCGTGATATGGAACAGACTTGGAAGGGCAACCGAAAGCGTGGCCAATTCGATCCTGACGAAGGTGTCACGGTCGACTATGTCCTGCCAGACCCAAATGGGAGCAAAAAAGGGTTTATGCGACCTCATGATCCTCTATTGAATgccaagaagaggaaaagtgcACTCTCAGGTGCTACCGCCGAGGCCTTATCTGAGGATGTCTTGGTCCTGAGCAACGAGCGTTTCACAGTCCCTGAGATTCTATTCAACCCAAGTGACATCGGCATGAAGCAGGCTGGCATTACGGATATGATTCTCCAGAGCCTTTCGGTGCTGCCCACGGGGTTACACCCCGCCTTCCTGGCAAATGTGTTAGTTGTTGGAGGAAACTCCTTGATTGCTGGATTTATGGAAAGACT GGAGAAGGAATTGCGTGAAGTCGCTTCGGCAGAATGCGCTGTGAGGGTTCGACAGCCTCAGGA TTCAATTCGCTCCACATGGCTTGGGGCAAGTCGATTGGCCACCAATAAAgatgaaatgaagaaagttGCTATCACTCGCCAGGAATATCAAGAGAATGGCTCTGTTTGGACTGGGAGGAAATTTGCTGGCACTTTATGA